A genomic stretch from Bacteroidales bacterium includes:
- a CDS encoding DUF4833 domain-containing protein produces MIEFLLSPEVSPGAPDQQIFTEMQSKLTYPFFFMLPLFLMMGLALHAGEPDSKYAETLLFTIERSRDPDEIWYTVNTDQHGSVNPEMPVKVFWLKKSAGNRIEALTGIQKRFSYGIQSMELASSLGNAWRFRLEAYKNRVFTLKKGSGGHYRVYTLSEGREVEVKKLYVKFDGGSFLAPSIGYVQLTGIDPVTGKEIKEYYNK; encoded by the coding sequence ATGATAGAGTTTCTGCTGAGCCCGGAGGTATCTCCGGGTGCACCGGATCAGCAGATATTTACTGAAATGCAAAGCAAACTCACATATCCGTTCTTTTTCATGCTGCCTCTCTTTCTGATGATGGGCTTAGCGCTGCATGCGGGCGAGCCTGACAGCAAATATGCCGAAACCTTGTTGTTCACTATTGAAAGAAGCAGGGATCCGGATGAGATCTGGTACACCGTTAATACAGATCAACACGGTTCAGTGAACCCGGAAATGCCTGTCAAGGTATTCTGGCTGAAGAAAAGTGCCGGCAACAGGATCGAAGCCCTGACCGGGATCCAAAAAAGATTTTCCTATGGCATTCAGTCCATGGAACTTGCCTCTTCTCTGGGTAATGCCTGGAGATTCAGGCTGGAAGCTTATAAGAACAGGGTCTTTACATTAAAAAAAGGGTCAGGAGGGCACTATAGAGTTTACACCCTTTCGGAAGGCAGAGAAGTTGAAGTCAAAAAATTGTATGTGAAGTTCGACGGGGGAAGTTTCCTGGCTCCTTCTATTGGATATGTTCAGCTAACAGGGATTGATCCGGTTACAGGGAAAGAAATAAAAGAATATTATAACAAGTAA
- a CDS encoding peroxiredoxin-like family protein: protein MRIIIITFMLFITMVQIKSQETRGAEEAKGLKVGMQAPDFRAMDAAGKEFQLSSLLKGNPVVMIFYRGHWCPVCNKHLGMIQDSLQLITDKGATVVAVSPQKPEFLNKMAGKTGATFSLLYDKGYTISDAYDVTFTPEKKERIVYNTVLNAKLKKSQSDNSQRLPIPATYIIGRDGVIVWRQFDPD from the coding sequence ATGAGAATTATAATCATTACATTCATGCTGTTTATCACTATGGTACAAATCAAATCTCAGGAAACCAGAGGTGCAGAGGAAGCAAAGGGATTAAAGGTTGGAATGCAGGCGCCGGATTTTCGGGCGATGGATGCTGCCGGAAAAGAATTTCAGCTTTCATCGCTGTTGAAAGGCAATCCGGTGGTCATGATCTTCTACCGCGGACACTGGTGTCCGGTCTGCAACAAACATCTGGGGATGATACAGGACAGTCTGCAACTGATCACAGACAAAGGCGCCACGGTGGTTGCTGTCTCCCCGCAGAAGCCTGAATTTCTCAATAAGATGGCCGGGAAGACCGGTGCAACCTTCAGCTTATTGTATGACAAAGGGTATACGATTTCCGATGCATATGATGTTACCTTTACACCAGAGAAAAAAGAACGGATTGTTTACAATACTGTCCTTAACGCAAAGCTGAAAAAGTCTCAGTCGGATAATTCACAGCGCTTGCCCATTCCTGCTACTTATATCATCGGGCGGGATGGTGTAATCGTCTGGAGGCAGTTTGATCCGGATTAG